DNA sequence from the Armigeres subalbatus isolate Guangzhou_Male chromosome 1, GZ_Asu_2, whole genome shotgun sequence genome:
CGGGTGGTCAAGCATCATAACAATTCAAAATttagcatttttccatacatttgaaTTCGCAAAACAATATAGATTATGATGTTTTTGTATTGTGTTAAAAGATTCAGGATGAAGGAATTTTTTTCCCAGTGTACAATTCGAAGTCGGTAAAGTATAGAACAAAAAAGTAGGTTTCGCCTAACGAGCCTGgattaaaatcaaagagacgCAATATACTCCTACCTtttaacaaccttgtgctcgattggaacaaccgatttgacagcaaatgcgctgttccaattttgacacttcatctctttgttatgagtgcagcctctttagttccttcagtaattcccaAGGAAGTttgtctaggaattcctccggaaaatcttccaaaaagttCTCAGGAAGCTCCGTTTCGTTGTACTTAATTGCGATGAAAAAAAACACTAAGTAAAGTACTCCGGAAGGTCCTGCATATTCTacaaaaagttcctccaggaattaatttggaagtttctccagcaattccttcgaaagtgccTTCACAAATTGCTTTGGGGTTCCTTCAGCGCTTCTTTCGGTAGTTTCTTCttgttccagggattcctgcggaagtttctttagaaattccgccataagttcttccaaaaaatcctctggaagttactccatgaatttctccggaagctcctccagaagttcttcaagattccttcggaagtttcttcagtaattccttcggaaaatcctccaggaattccttaagaagttccttcagaaattacttcagaagcTCCTGCaaaaattacttcggaagttcctccacgaattcctccgtaagttcccccaagagttcctcaagaaattccgcatggagttccaccaggaattcctccgaaagctcctccacaaattattccaggaattctaccggatgttcctcacgattctttcgaaagttcctcaagtaattccttcggaaattcctccaacagttcctccggaaattcctacagaagttcctccagtaattccatcggacattccttcaaaagttcctctagtcatttcttcggaagttccttcaggagttccttaagaagttccttcaggagttccttaagaagttccttcaggaattccttcagaatttcctgtaaaaattccttcgaatgttccttcgtaagtttccccaagagttcctccggaagttcctctaagagttcctcagaaaattcctccaagagttcctcaagaaattcctaatggagttccaccaggaattcccgcGAATGCTTCTCCAcaaatttctccgcaagttcctcaagattccttcggaaaatcctccagtaatttctccaagagttactcctgaaattcctacagaagttcttccggaagttcctccaggagctcctccggaagttcctccagaaattcctccggaagttcttctagactccttcggaagttcctccagtaatttcttcggaagtttcttcaggatttttttcagaagttcctgcgaaaattcctttggaagttcctccgtaagttcccccaagagttcttccgaaacttcctcctggtattcttccggaaggtcctccaggaatttctttggaaattcctccaggaattcttccggaagttcccccagaaattccaccggaagttcccccccttcggaaggaattcctggaggaatttccggaggaattcctggaggaatttccgagggaattcctggaggaacttccgaaagaattcctggaggaacttccgaaggaattcctgaaggaacttccgaaggaattcgtggaggaatttccgaagaaattcttggaggaacttccgaaggaatttcttaaagaactttcaaaggaatccctgatggaacttccggaggaattcctggaggaacatccggagaaatCTGGGGAACTTCTCAAGGAAGTTCAaaaggaatccctagaggaactttagatagaattgctggaagaatttccgaagaaattcctgtaggatctATCGAAGGAAGTGAGAATTTCTAGGGGAACTACActcaaataaatcaaatgatatattttaaatagattCGCACTTAAAACCTTAACTAAAGGCATAATTTAGGATTTATATGCGCCTAATAAAAAATATAGCTAAGCTTTTTAAAACACAATATTGAGTTGAATGAATTTGAAGTGCATTGAATAAAACATAATATGCTGCACATACAATTTAAAAAGTTTGTTATAAGGCAAACATAACAACAAAAAGCTTCAGAAGGAAAAATCTGCAAGCCGGATTATCAACGAATTTGATCACCTTTCCCATATCAGAAGCGGGAGTGAAGAATTTACTAAACGGTAAGTAACCAAAATGAATTCTCCATTTACTGCAAGATTTACTATCTCTTCGACcctcacatttttttctaaacggaTCAGGTTGGATCAGGTACATACTTCGGGAACTTTTTTTGAACAGCATGCGGCTCGAGATGCGGCAGTTCTCCACCAGCGGAAGGAATCCATTTTCTCGAGGCAACTGACGGTCCAAATTTCTCATCAAAAGTGAAGGAAATCAGGaaatataaagaagaaaaatgaattgaatcaaatttaaagacgcaggtgtgctcCGGGAAAAATCGGTAAAGCCGGGCCGATGCATACCTGCGCGAGCACCTGCGCCGCGTGCACTTATAGCGTCTTTATACATGGGCAATGGGCCTATATATTGGAAATAAACGAAACTTGAATAAATAATGTTAGCCTATGCTTGAATTGAATTTCTAAATATATAAACATCCTTGCTTTCCGCTCCCATTAGATTTGTGTTTAAAATTAAGTGCAGCACTAATAAATGATTTGAAACACTTCATTATGAAATCTATGTGCAGGTCTTATCGTATTATAAGTGGTCTACACATATAATTTATCATGACTGATCCGATCAATAATTATTAGTGTCGCACATATTTTAGAACAGCCAAAGCAACTGGTCAGAATATATGtgcgaaaataataataataatatgcaCTTTATTCTGAGTGTATGTACCCaaggggcctttcacaaattacgtaacgctgaaggggAAGAGAGGGGGTgaagccgagcgttacgattcatacaaaaatattaaaccttccatacaaaaagtgttacgaggggagGGTGATGGTCCAAAATaaccaaatttagcgttacgtaattttagaaaaaaaaaccctaattTATTAGAAACtaaatttttggaaattatttttttttaattttggattttcatttccattcagaggaatttccttcggagttTCAGGAGGTTCTTCTTGATATTTGAGGGGAATTCTCttgcacgtaaaaaaatttaatgttgtttattattaatatttctaatacttgtttgccaaagcaggcgcttgatGACATGTAATAGAAAAAAACTTAtgcatcgcattagtcacatacattcggaaacttatacttttcattaactcatgaatgttattagcgttttgatatgggatcattcattaggtgacATAAGGAAGTGTAAAAGTATTTTCGGATGGGTTTTCGCCATAACATATCTAGAttactttgagaataggtcgtatgtgcaaacgagagattctctttgatcacgctctctttcgctaatatatcggctagttttgcatgttttgctacatttccacttcagcatgatagaTAAATCTATTGTCTTTGGATATCtaccaagaaattcgaagtaaacttttgtatagtttcgtaataatcgaaagagaatagatccaaagagagactctcttttgcacatacgacctattttcaaagcactctagatataaggttttttttacgtgtggtattttgtttggaatttcataggaatttttcattaaaatcagAGGAATTCCCTTGCAAATTCAGAATACAAATTATCCAACACAACTCAAGTGAATTTTCATGGTAAATTCAGACAAAATTTTACATAGAAATTTTGTCGGAAGTACAAGGGATTCCCTTTCAAATTCTTGGAAATGTGCTTTGAAAATTCAGTCGATTTTCCCTTTGACattcaaaaaaatttacttcaaaattccAGGGATTCAATTTTGATGTTCTCTTGAAATTGGATTTACTTGTTGGACAAAGACAAGTAGAACGACGATTTTATGATTAATAATATAATCATTAATGTTTCTTCGAGGTTTTCtcgatttccataaataattttattcattttcagcAACCCAGTTTAATCAAGTGGTCCTGATTATGCTTTCTTTTTGCTTTCTCTGTAGCTCTGTGCTActgaaaataatacaaatttgaataaaatcactTCATGCTAAAAGTTAACTAATCATTCCGCAATACCGCTAccgcaatttttgaaaattaaaaaaaaaatatgtggttTTAGTACATTTCGCATCTGCCGTtcccaggggactgaagaggaggctaatacgcctacccaccattattcattcaatatggcgtacaatgtttttgttttaatttcgtttgattCATGATAATAAAACTTCAGAAGTATCGAcgagctatttttcgacataaagaagccatacaaacacaaaaggctcgatgtacctcaaccaattgcaagttttcggcaggagaagttaattgccgataatAAGCACCATTtgcgtacgaaccaatcacccaaaatgaatgctgaattcgggtatactacacagaaactgggtaccaaaaacagaagtaccaaaaacgatgaTGGGTgaagtgccattgtaccgcggatgacaggcgtttcatcCTCCTGGCCGTTCCGCATCATTGCGTGCCGTTCCATATGCTGTCGTGTATTCAAAAGTGCCTGCTGCCGCATCCTTCCGTTGCCGTTTCgttttcgccatacacgaaaTGCACGCACACAATAATattatatggatttccataccttagtatttattttcattggccgcactccattgcgtttccccctttttaaaatgcaagacaaaattttcaaaacgacttatctgcttttgtaaacaaagattcaattaGTTAGAAattcaataggtaggtgaaggattccgctacctgttgatggtgttggtttgcgtgggagagctatcagattcgtcaaaatTTGACGATttaatcgtcgtttgaatctttgtttacaaaagcagataagtcgttttgaaaattttgtcttgaatgaATGTTTCGCGAAAAGGCCTATTTATTAGTGGTATTTTTTCAGTGTAATTTTTTTAACAGCAAGCTGacagttttttttgtgtttacaGCATTTATTTGTAAACATTGTCGACTTTTGTGATTTGTGATGGTTGTGATTCAAAGAATTCGAAGTTTACGAAGTGAGACACTTATTACATTTTGTAACGTATTTATTAATGCGTAGGTGATTAtatttctttacatttacttatTTAGAATATTTTCGAGGATTCGTATAATATGCTATGCAGGTTAAGAGCCGATAAGTTTAGTGTAAACACTAACCGGTCATCGTATAATAATTACAATTACAACTCATTCGCCTATAGTTTTTATTGAGAATAATGTATGTTTCATATCAAGTACATATGATAGGCTATCCATACCTGAGAATCCAGACTACAAGCTTTATTATCAAATTTGTTTAATTCTTTATTTcgttcattaggtggcataagaAAATGCATTTATATGTTAGAATGGATTTTTACCTTAACTTATAAGGCTTTTTTAGTTACGTGTATAGCCACTTTATTATTTAAGATTTATTATAGTCTATTCCGATTATATCTGATAATAAAGAATactagcctattcagattacgtcaTTTATCTTAACAAAAATCATGATGTTAAAgtggagaaagaaaattgaatgtatatGGGGATTATCATCAAATTATTCTTAATCTtgatttattatcataaatggcgtaatctaaaTAGCCTATAAACTCGTATTTAATCTAAAAAGGTTATTACTTGGTCAAATGTATCTTGATATGAAACGTCATACATTACATATACATAATGCCCAGTGAAAACCAGATGAatgaactttgacatcaagttAGTAAAACAACCATAATTCGCCTTGTCCCCAGTTTTTGCTCACCTACGTTATAATCTTTATTTCTAGAAATTTAGTAGTTGAGAGCATTACAAGTTCAAGTATTTTTATAATTGtataaaaatatttgattttaaattgttCGCAACTGTAATTCTAAAGTAGGTGAGAGAAAACTAGAGACGATTTTTgggtataaataataatatagtcatatatttgggtttttcatacattttgtaATTGTACTTGtcgttatttttaattattaactCATCCTGTTAGAGAAAAACTAACACATACTAGCTTAGATCTTAAAAATGGCATGTTTTATGACAGGTATTGTATTtcacaatgtttgtttacatcaTCATCATGAGTTTGTTATTTCTATGTACCTATCTCCTGATAATgcatatgaaatttttcagcATAAACCGATTACACTTCAACGATCCGGATACCTGGAATGCATAAGACTATCCAATTGGAAACGCATCATTTGAACTTCACCAACTTTGCACGGCCAATTctattgaaaatatgaaaggTATTTGAAGAATAATCAATAGGTAGTAAGGTAGTAAATTAACTAACGAAGAAAACTAGCTTTGACGCAGCTGCGCTGTTGCCATCTGGTGGtgacggacgtgtgcgtgaaatcactgtttttcatcATGAtgaagtataggaagtatattttaaaatgttattaagagtgacatgttgaaaacttttaaatacatagagttagaattttgaaaaactacatgttaggctccTCACCTACACATGATTTTTTAATCAAAGTAATTCAACTTTTGTGTTACCAATattaaagtaaattaaatttctaacccataaaattgaactatttacggctaaaatgtgttttaacgctttaataagcaatttaaaattgacgtcctatatctTTTGCCGGGTggaataaaaaagcatcacccggcccccattttgttttctcgctttcgtcagggccaatggCCGCTGATTATTTTTAGTTTCCATTCGTGAACAGGCTATGTATTCGTCTGTTACAATTTACTATAGGTATGTACTTTACCTACTTTTACCTGATCAACTTTGGATATAGACCAATGATGTTTTGCATTCGGCAATAGCGATAATCGTCCTCGATAAGCCTGCACGTTCTAACGCAAATAATGATAATGAACGTTTTAAGGTTCCAGTCATCACATAACAGTTTATTTTATGTTGAATCGTAAACGATAATGTGAACTGTATCATAGTACAAAAGCTAACCATCCAGTTTTATTGCAGCTACATTTCAACTGTTCGCGTTGGCCTGTTTCATTATCGGGCCGATAACCGGATTTGCTTCGTTGGACGGAAATGATGATAGTGATATAATTAATCCGAATTGGGTGAAACCAGGCTGGAAGGATCATCATAAACCCAAACCCCCCAAGGAACCTATCCGAGAGGAATGCAAATGCCCTGTTGTGGCCGAATGTCCCAAAGATGCACAACCTGTGAAAGCAACGGGTCAGGAAGACCGAAATGCTTTGGTTTTCTACAGAAAGTTCGTTAGAAGAGTTTTCGATGAGGATAAGCTGATAGCTGACCCTGAGGATGATTCGCTCAAGTTGAGAAACATACAGTTCAAAATATCCCAGTCACAGATAAATAAACTACAGGAAGCTCGTACGGCCAAAGAAATTGATGCGGTTGTGACTGAGATAGTGGAACAATCAGAAGGAAGCGTTTATTATGAGATGGCCGAGAAAATATGCTGGAGCATACTTTCTCTCTATAATAAAGCAGTACAAAACACAATCATCCTCTACTTAGTATCTCCTGTAATTGTCATATTGCTAATGTTATCCGTCGCAAAAGTTTTTCACATACGATTATGGATCTTGATTCCCTTATTGGCCATCCTGATTACTTATGTCATCACATATCGAGATTGTAATAATCGCTTGGAATTAGAATCCTTAGCAAAGCTGATGGGGATTGGTTATGATGCTGATACTTGCCGTCAACATACTACATCGAATTTTCTTGGATGGATATTCCAAAAAGACACAAAGGCAGAATGCATGGAACATCTGCGACAGACATACCGATTGAAGCGAGATTTTTGTGACCCTTCGGAAGTTTTCATAGAAATGGTTGCAAAATTGCAGTTGACATACTTTGAAACGATTGTTCATAAACTTCTTTCCATTTTTAAAACAAGCACCAGCTCTTCCGGTTTTGTAGAATCAATATTCATTTGTATTTTCATTTTGCTAATGGTATACCTCATACTGACTGTTGGGATCAAGTACGGTTTGTATGCTTCCGGTAATTTCATGGCCACTGTCATAACAAGCGATCGAAAA
Encoded proteins:
- the LOC134226681 gene encoding uncharacterized protein LOC134226681, which codes for MKATFQLFALACFIIGPITGFASLDGNDDSDIINPNWVKPGWKDHHKPKPPKEPIREECKCPVVAECPKDAQPVKATGQEDRNALVFYRKFVRRVFDEDKLIADPEDDSLKLRNIQFKISQSQINKLQEARTAKEIDAVVTEIVEQSEGSVYYEMAEKICWSILSLYNKAVQNTIILYLVSPVIVILLMLSVAKVFHIRLWILIPLLAILITYVITYRDCNNRLELESLAKLMGIGYDADTCRQHTTSNFLGWIFQKDTKAECMEHLRQTYRLKRDFCDPSEVFIEMVAKLQLTYFETIVHKLLSIFKTSTSSSGFVESIFICIFILLMVYLILTVGIKYGLYASGNFMATVITSDRKAPVMNPIDAVEQQPSLPQAPITININVTKPKRDNSRIEPISNRIEEISDSVEPLAIAEDGSGDGPAVQLDKTSNDNLNVVTNNHSTDDFNHQVSDIINEIAPEPNITSNR